In Halobacteriovorax marinus SJ, the following proteins share a genomic window:
- a CDS encoding GYDIA family GHMP kinase, which produces MIIENREPEFIREIKSNKTLVQKNNDHIFYGHGKLLLTGEYFVLDGAKSLALPTTVGQSLSVKYSPSFSPKLYWKSFDVAGNLWFETIYEFWRFEITKENPSPEELVLQKVLRQARKQNPHFLRDDIDVHVETHLGFPIEWGLGSSSTLVHNMAQWAYISPFELQFETYGGSGYDVACAQSEGPIFYSKNTNGPKWSPTIFDPKFSDNLYFVYRGKKQDSRKAIEYYNSLRPIDPGIILSISDITNEISKTNSLKEFEFLIGAHEKIIGKTLDLRPVKDELFSNFWGEVKSLGAWGGDFVLVTSDRSSTETKKYFNDKGYDVFIPYNDLILKTEKKDLTNEYLH; this is translated from the coding sequence GTGATTATAGAAAATAGAGAACCAGAGTTTATTAGAGAAATTAAGTCTAATAAGACATTAGTTCAAAAAAATAACGATCATATCTTCTATGGTCATGGAAAACTTCTACTAACTGGAGAGTACTTTGTTTTAGATGGAGCAAAGTCTTTGGCGTTACCAACAACTGTAGGTCAGTCACTCTCTGTTAAATATTCTCCTTCTTTTTCTCCTAAGCTCTATTGGAAGAGTTTTGATGTGGCCGGAAATCTGTGGTTTGAGACAATCTATGAATTTTGGAGATTTGAAATTACGAAAGAGAATCCTTCGCCTGAAGAGTTAGTTCTTCAAAAAGTTCTAAGACAGGCCCGCAAACAAAATCCTCACTTTCTAAGAGATGATATTGATGTTCATGTTGAAACTCACCTTGGTTTCCCGATTGAGTGGGGGCTAGGTTCTAGTTCAACTCTCGTGCATAATATGGCCCAGTGGGCGTATATTAGTCCATTTGAGCTTCAATTTGAGACTTATGGTGGTTCTGGATACGATGTGGCCTGCGCTCAGTCAGAAGGTCCAATCTTCTACTCTAAAAATACTAATGGGCCAAAGTGGTCACCAACTATATTCGATCCTAAGTTTTCTGATAACCTCTACTTTGTATATAGAGGAAAGAAGCAAGACTCTAGAAAGGCCATAGAATATTACAATAGTCTAAGACCAATTGATCCAGGCATTATTCTAAGTATCTCAGATATTACTAATGAAATCTCTAAGACAAATTCACTTAAAGAGTTTGAGTTCCTTATTGGAGCACACGAGAAAATAATTGGTAAAACTCTTGATCTACGCCCAGTAAAAGATGAACTCTTTTCAAACTTCTGGGGAGAAGTGAAGTCTCTTGGAGCATGGGGTGGAGACTTTGTTCTGGTGACAAGTGATAGATCGTCTACAGAGACTAAGAAGTACTTTAACGATAAAGGATATGATGTATTCATTCCTTATAATGATTTAATTTTAAAGACAGAGAAGAAAGACCTAACGAATGAATACCTACATTAG
- a CDS encoding hydroxymethylglutaryl-CoA reductase, degradative: MNIISGFSKLTKLEKINYLVENFLEGSRFSKEKIKSFWHDNALEQKVFDDFSENTITNFYAPYGVVPNFLLNGKIHCIPMVIEESSVVAASAKAAKFWLDRGGFKASVVSTIKVGQVHFIWKGESAQLYSFFNEVKSELIESVSPLVQNMKKRGGGLLSLELKDCTDLEEGYYQFHGEFETCDAMGANFINSVLEAIGKKWQEFISLNNSFEQEQRDVQIVMCILSNYTPKCLVKAWVECDINELNDSGLGMEPSEFANKFARAVRIAQKDVGRAVTHNKGIFNGIDAVVLATGNDFRAIEACGHAYAARDGQYRSLSNCSIENGKFKFEIEIPLALGTVGGLTSLHPMSKISLDMLGNPNARELMMITAALGLAQNFGAVRSLVTTGIQKGHMKMHLMNILNHLEANDQERELARKEFETQVISFNSVRDFIAGLRNYQ, translated from the coding sequence TTGAATATTATCAGTGGATTTTCAAAGCTCACTAAGCTTGAAAAGATAAACTACCTAGTAGAAAACTTCCTGGAAGGAAGCCGTTTCTCAAAAGAAAAAATTAAAAGCTTCTGGCATGATAATGCTCTCGAACAAAAAGTCTTCGACGACTTTTCTGAAAATACAATAACTAACTTCTATGCACCATATGGTGTTGTTCCAAATTTCTTACTCAATGGAAAAATCCACTGTATTCCAATGGTGATTGAAGAGTCATCTGTTGTTGCAGCAAGTGCTAAGGCCGCAAAGTTTTGGCTGGACCGTGGTGGCTTTAAGGCCAGTGTGGTTTCAACTATTAAAGTTGGTCAAGTTCACTTTATTTGGAAAGGTGAGAGTGCGCAGTTGTATTCATTCTTTAATGAAGTTAAGAGCGAGCTCATTGAGAGTGTATCTCCACTCGTTCAAAATATGAAGAAGCGTGGTGGTGGACTGCTTTCACTTGAGCTTAAAGATTGCACTGACCTTGAAGAGGGTTACTATCAATTTCACGGTGAGTTTGAAACATGTGATGCCATGGGCGCTAACTTTATTAATAGTGTTCTCGAAGCTATTGGAAAGAAGTGGCAGGAGTTCATCTCTCTCAATAATTCTTTTGAACAAGAGCAGAGAGATGTCCAAATTGTTATGTGTATCCTCTCTAACTACACACCTAAGTGTTTAGTTAAAGCTTGGGTTGAGTGCGATATTAATGAACTTAATGACTCTGGTCTAGGAATGGAGCCAAGTGAGTTTGCAAATAAATTTGCTCGCGCAGTAAGAATTGCTCAAAAAGATGTGGGACGTGCAGTCACTCACAATAAAGGAATCTTCAACGGAATTGATGCCGTTGTTTTAGCTACAGGAAATGACTTTAGGGCCATTGAAGCCTGCGGTCATGCTTATGCTGCCAGAGATGGTCAGTATAGAAGTCTAAGTAATTGTAGTATTGAAAATGGAAAGTTTAAATTTGAAATAGAAATACCTCTCGCTCTAGGGACAGTTGGTGGCCTAACGTCACTTCACCCAATGTCTAAAATATCACTAGATATGCTAGGCAACCCAAATGCTAGAGAGTTAATGATGATTACAGCGGCTCTAGGTCTTGCGCAAAACTTTGGCGCAGTGAGATCTTTAGTTACTACTGGGATTCAAAAAGGACATATGAAGATGCACTTGATGAATATCCTCAATCATCTTGAGGCCAACGATCAAGAGCGCGAACTCGCTAGAAAAGAGTTTGAAACACAAGTGATCTCTTTTAATAGTGTGAGAGACTTTATTGCGGGATTAAGGAATTATCAGTGA
- a CDS encoding mevalonate kinase family protein: MRSFYSKVLLFGEYSIIRNSMGLAVPYQLFEGKLTFPREKKDRFDSELKAFCQYLKNLDTRGELLCSFDLSSFEFDIGQGLYFDSSIPQGYGVGSSGAVVAAIFENYALCEADQRDNLDYLKNVFSQMESHFHGSSSGFDPLISFLDSPILISESREYQKVDIEKNSGDGAIFLLNTGRPRRTEPLVNLFLEKCKAASFENLCDNVLAPITNNCIEAFITNDKESLFEFFRELSDFQFRHFGPMIPNLYSDLWKTGLKHENFYLKLCGAGGGGFLLGMTMNLKEAMKELGPYEIRPLYRF, encoded by the coding sequence ATGCGCTCTTTCTATTCTAAAGTTCTACTCTTTGGTGAGTATTCAATAATTAGAAATTCAATGGGACTTGCTGTTCCTTATCAACTATTTGAAGGAAAGTTAACTTTCCCAAGAGAGAAGAAAGACCGTTTTGATAGTGAGCTTAAGGCCTTCTGCCAGTACTTGAAGAATCTGGATACGAGAGGTGAGCTACTCTGTTCATTTGATCTTTCAAGTTTTGAATTTGATATAGGTCAAGGGCTTTACTTTGACTCATCTATCCCTCAGGGTTATGGAGTGGGTAGCTCTGGAGCTGTGGTCGCTGCAATTTTTGAAAACTACGCACTCTGTGAAGCAGATCAAAGAGATAACCTAGATTATCTTAAAAATGTTTTCTCACAGATGGAGTCTCATTTTCATGGCTCAAGTAGTGGCTTTGATCCTCTAATCAGCTTTCTAGATAGCCCAATTCTCATCTCTGAATCTAGGGAGTATCAGAAAGTCGATATTGAGAAAAACTCTGGAGACGGAGCAATTTTTCTCTTAAATACTGGTCGTCCAAGAAGAACGGAGCCTCTGGTAAATCTCTTTCTAGAAAAGTGTAAGGCCGCTTCTTTTGAGAACCTCTGTGACAATGTTCTTGCACCTATCACTAATAATTGTATCGAGGCCTTTATTACAAATGATAAAGAGAGTCTATTTGAGTTCTTTAGAGAGTTATCAGATTTTCAATTTAGACACTTTGGTCCGATGATTCCAAACCTCTATAGTGACTTATGGAAGACGGGTCTTAAGCATGAAAATTTCTATTTGAAGCTATGTGGTGCCGGTGGTGGTGGCTTCTTACTTGGGATGACCATGAATTTAAAAGAGGCGATGAAAGAGCTTGGCCCTTATGAAATTCGCCCCCTTTATAGATTCTAA
- a CDS encoding RNA methyltransferase, which translates to MSEERDMKFSLTVSPGLEETAHQEFCEKWKLILNSDVPEAEIKKGKIFLEAKVSNICPLIPYLKIPSNAYLIIAEFKAKDRPKLFNKISKIEWHKFLRGDFPLIKVSTKKSKLIHTRGIEESATSAIEEAFKKHPLKSAPKNKTLRNKIHIDIYDDQVRIELSLTGDRMDKRGYKLNTDLAPLRESLAAALIYRLSKYSSKGETLLDPMSGTGTFSLEALNFYSYNDSRDFDYQYAPYFIKLPLMKRVKIGSELFSRVECYDLSPKAIAAIRDNLKNIGDKALIEQCDYFNIQSAKSKVAIINPPYGKRIKLKHELDEFVQQIITHAKESIDLDFVGLIFPSWAFHKLKDVKVMEKTFLSNGGIEVVFTILDLR; encoded by the coding sequence ATGTCAGAAGAAAGAGATATGAAATTTAGCCTTACGGTATCCCCCGGACTTGAAGAAACTGCTCACCAAGAGTTTTGTGAAAAGTGGAAGCTCATCTTAAATAGTGACGTACCTGAAGCTGAGATTAAAAAGGGAAAGATATTTCTAGAAGCAAAAGTATCCAATATCTGTCCACTTATTCCCTACTTAAAAATTCCTTCCAATGCCTATTTGATTATCGCAGAATTTAAGGCCAAGGATAGACCAAAGCTCTTTAATAAGATTTCAAAAATTGAGTGGCACAAGTTTCTTAGAGGAGACTTCCCTCTTATAAAGGTCTCTACGAAAAAGTCAAAACTCATTCACACAAGAGGTATCGAGGAAAGTGCTACGAGTGCTATTGAGGAAGCCTTTAAAAAGCATCCGCTCAAGTCGGCCCCAAAGAACAAGACCCTTAGAAATAAAATTCATATTGATATTTACGATGACCAAGTAAGAATTGAATTGAGTCTTACAGGAGATCGCATGGATAAGAGGGGTTATAAATTAAATACCGACCTTGCGCCACTTAGAGAAAGTTTGGCGGCAGCTCTAATCTATAGGCTCTCAAAATACTCATCTAAAGGAGAAACTCTCCTAGACCCAATGTCGGGAACAGGGACATTCTCTCTTGAGGCCCTGAATTTTTACAGCTACAACGATTCTAGAGACTTTGACTATCAATACGCCCCCTACTTCATAAAACTCCCACTAATGAAGAGAGTGAAAATTGGAAGCGAGCTCTTTAGCCGTGTTGAGTGTTATGATCTATCTCCTAAGGCCATTGCCGCCATCAGAGATAATTTAAAAAATATTGGAGATAAGGCCCTCATAGAACAATGTGACTACTTTAATATTCAAAGCGCAAAATCAAAAGTTGCCATAATCAACCCTCCATATGGAAAGAGAATTAAACTTAAGCACGAGCTAGATGAATTTGTTCAACAAATCATTACTCACGCTAAAGAAAGTATCGATCTAGACTTCGTAGGTCTCATCTTCCCAAGCTGGGCCTTTCATAAATTAAAAGATGTAAAGGTAATGGAGAAGACATTCCTCTCCAATGGTGGGATTGAAGTTGTTTTTACTATTCTTGATTTAAGATAA
- a CDS encoding beta/alpha barrel domain-containing protein has translation MGNLSDRKYAHIQLADDAQLEAGHINKLFDYEPLFSSHPSTIDLSTSFLGKTLGAPLWISSMTGGTGEARIINQNLATVAAEFGLGMALGSCRPILKSDNDFEDFNLRPILGAELPFWANLGIAQIEELIENNELESIKEMLSKLSADGLIIHINPLQEWYQPEGDAFARAPIETIKDVIAAQIPVMVKEVGQGMGPRSLKALLELPIKGLELAAFGGTNFSKLEKLRENEALSHKHSELMFVGHTALEMIDQINLLRNELGDKCLCKDIIISGGISDTLYGHWLSERCTLNNVVGRAKSYLDHATDIEELRAYVRGQIETLKMAKAFLRAR, from the coding sequence ATGGGAAATTTATCAGATAGAAAGTATGCACATATTCAGTTGGCCGATGATGCTCAATTAGAAGCTGGTCATATAAATAAATTATTCGATTACGAACCTCTCTTTAGCTCACATCCAAGTACTATTGACCTCTCAACAAGTTTCCTAGGTAAGACTCTTGGGGCACCATTGTGGATTTCAAGTATGACTGGGGGAACGGGTGAGGCGAGAATTATCAATCAAAATTTGGCCACTGTAGCGGCAGAGTTTGGGCTTGGTATGGCGCTTGGTTCATGTAGGCCAATTTTAAAGAGTGATAATGACTTTGAAGACTTCAATCTGCGTCCAATACTGGGTGCTGAGCTGCCTTTTTGGGCAAATTTAGGAATTGCTCAAATCGAAGAGTTAATTGAAAACAACGAGTTGGAGAGCATTAAAGAGATGCTCTCAAAGCTCTCAGCAGACGGTCTGATTATTCATATCAACCCTCTCCAAGAGTGGTATCAGCCAGAGGGAGATGCTTTTGCGCGCGCTCCAATTGAGACAATTAAAGATGTTATAGCGGCGCAGATTCCTGTGATGGTTAAGGAAGTGGGGCAAGGAATGGGACCTCGCTCTTTGAAGGCACTATTAGAATTACCTATTAAAGGTCTCGAATTAGCGGCTTTTGGGGGAACTAACTTCTCTAAGTTAGAGAAATTACGAGAGAATGAAGCTCTTTCACACAAACATTCTGAGCTAATGTTTGTTGGACATACTGCACTAGAAATGATAGATCAGATAAACCTTTTACGTAATGAACTCGGCGATAAATGTCTTTGCAAAGATATTATCATCTCTGGGGGAATATCAGACACTCTCTACGGGCACTGGCTTAGCGAGAGATGTACTCTAAATAATGTTGTTGGTAGGGCCAAGAGTTACTTGGATCACGCCACAGACATCGAAGAGTTAAGAGCGTATGTCAGAGGTCAAATTGAAACACTTAAGATGGCCAAGGCCTTTTTAAGAGCTAGATAA
- a CDS encoding SAM-dependent methyltransferase: protein MSGQLFLIPTPIDEESPLEKCALDMLLKACEKPDENIFIIEDLKPGRRRWLRFGLPRERVESFTLFNEHTRRDELPKIMSALKSGKNAYIMSDGGLPAFCDPGVELVRSCHQENIRVSASPFANSISLALALSGLDHNKFSFGGFLPIKDPERSEELKLLTQRRETLILMDTPYRMKKLLEEVQSLRLGRVCFLAMDLNCPSEELLYGKIEKIISKISDFKREFILILGA, encoded by the coding sequence ATGAGTGGCCAACTATTTTTAATTCCAACGCCTATTGATGAAGAGAGCCCACTGGAGAAGTGCGCACTCGATATGCTCCTAAAGGCCTGTGAAAAACCGGATGAAAATATCTTCATCATTGAAGACCTTAAGCCGGGAAGAAGGCGTTGGCTGCGCTTTGGTCTTCCTAGAGAGAGGGTTGAGAGCTTTACACTATTTAATGAACATACTCGAAGAGATGAGCTACCAAAAATTATGAGCGCTCTTAAAAGTGGAAAGAATGCCTATATTATGAGCGATGGTGGCCTTCCCGCTTTCTGTGATCCTGGGGTAGAGCTGGTTAGAAGTTGTCATCAAGAGAATATTAGAGTGAGTGCAAGCCCCTTTGCTAACTCTATCTCCCTCGCCTTGGCCCTGAGTGGATTAGATCACAATAAATTTAGCTTCGGCGGCTTTCTTCCCATTAAGGACCCTGAGAGAAGTGAAGAGCTAAAGTTACTCACTCAAAGAAGGGAAACTCTTATTCTAATGGACACGCCCTATAGAATGAAGAAGTTGCTCGAAGAAGTTCAATCTCTAAGACTTGGTAGAGTTTGTTTTCTGGCCATGGACCTCAATTGTCCAAGCGAGGAGCTTCTCTATGGCAAAATCGAGAAGATTATCTCTAAGATATCTGATTTTAAGCGTGAATTTATTTTAATATTAGGGGCTTAA
- a CDS encoding diphosphomevalonate/mevalonate 3,5-bisphosphate decarboxylase family protein yields MNTYIRNYSKNELIEDTGRISWTSPSNIALIKYWGKYGHQLPCNTSISFTLNESKTTMDFSWSSKDTPSDEIVLDFYFENKKNQLFEDKIRAFLEKNRELFPMLKFLNLEIESTNSFPHSAGIASSASSMSALALGLCSIENQAFDLDICEADLIQKATYVARLASGSASRSVFPEVASWGENTLTSIKSSDELAAPVEGVHEVFKTYRDSIVIVDGGEKAVSSRAGHALMEAHPYREERFKRANELVETLYNILKSGDTKSFCDLVETEALELHGLMMNSNPSFILMKPNTLAVIEKIREFRKESGLDLCFTLDAGPNVHILYPQSIEEEVQKFLSSEIKPLAQNGLIIHDRVGQGPERFL; encoded by the coding sequence ATGAATACCTACATTAGAAATTATAGTAAGAATGAGTTAATTGAAGATACTGGTAGAATTTCGTGGACATCACCATCTAATATTGCCCTTATAAAGTACTGGGGAAAGTATGGTCACCAGCTTCCTTGCAATACATCTATCAGCTTTACTTTAAATGAGTCTAAAACAACGATGGACTTCTCTTGGAGTTCAAAAGACACTCCAAGTGATGAGATCGTTTTAGATTTCTATTTTGAAAATAAGAAAAACCAATTATTCGAAGATAAGATTAGGGCCTTTCTAGAAAAGAATAGAGAACTCTTTCCTATGCTTAAATTTTTAAATTTAGAAATAGAGTCGACGAATTCCTTTCCTCATTCGGCCGGAATAGCTTCTAGTGCTTCGAGTATGTCAGCACTTGCTCTAGGTCTTTGTTCTATTGAGAATCAGGCATTTGATCTCGATATATGTGAAGCAGATTTAATTCAAAAGGCAACTTATGTTGCAAGACTTGCTTCTGGTAGTGCTTCAAGGTCTGTATTTCCAGAGGTTGCTAGTTGGGGAGAAAACACTCTAACATCAATTAAATCCAGTGATGAGCTAGCTGCTCCTGTAGAAGGAGTTCACGAAGTTTTTAAAACTTATAGAGACTCTATCGTCATTGTCGATGGTGGTGAGAAAGCGGTGAGTTCTAGAGCTGGCCATGCTCTTATGGAGGCGCATCCTTATCGTGAGGAGCGTTTTAAAAGGGCCAATGAATTAGTCGAAACTCTCTACAATATTTTGAAGAGTGGCGATACGAAGTCTTTTTGCGACCTCGTTGAAACAGAGGCCCTTGAGTTACATGGGCTTATGATGAACTCTAATCCAAGCTTCATTCTTATGAAGCCGAATACTTTAGCAGTAATTGAAAAGATTAGAGAATTTAGAAAAGAGAGTGGACTTGATCTTTGTTTCACTCTTGATGCTGGACCAAATGTTCATATTCTCTATCCACAAAGTATAGAAGAAGAAGTTCAGAAATTTCTTTCAAGCGAAATTAAACCGTTGGCCCAAAATGGATTGATCATTCATGATAGAGTTGGGCAAGGGCCTGAAAGGTTTCTATAA
- a CDS encoding phosphatase PAP2 family protein: MFEYKLQESWQNYRYDFGLGRNCLFVSFFNLFIFLYSLIYLGSFRLLLLLPFVLSMSLALFNKSIKELSLTKTFILNILFLAFIIPFNYSLTGIVDSDAHALIRYDEFFARVDVILLGATSSANLFYETFGKAFYSKALYSWLQLSYLSFYIFPFYLGIVYYLKLENRNKFLIGRLLSSITIFFSINYFLYLVVPVTGPQYFMPSEFQFDLPLYDFAAYINSSIRAGQPTYIDCFPSGHMGVSLLCTLWFARMKSRHFFVSLFLTVSIGVATIALRYHYLLDLISAVPLVLFCYKVSTQVIPVPVFRRRR; encoded by the coding sequence ATGTTTGAGTACAAATTACAAGAGAGTTGGCAAAACTATAGATATGATTTTGGTTTAGGTCGAAATTGTCTCTTTGTGAGCTTCTTTAATTTATTTATTTTCCTCTACAGCCTAATTTACTTAGGTTCATTTCGTTTACTCTTATTGCTTCCCTTTGTTCTCTCTATGAGCTTGGCGCTCTTTAATAAGAGTATTAAAGAGCTTAGTTTAACTAAGACATTTATTCTTAATATTCTCTTTTTAGCTTTTATTATTCCCTTTAATTATTCACTTACTGGAATCGTAGATAGTGATGCTCATGCTCTTATTCGCTATGACGAATTCTTTGCACGAGTGGATGTCATTCTCTTAGGTGCTACTTCAAGTGCGAATCTCTTTTATGAGACTTTTGGTAAGGCATTCTACAGTAAAGCACTATATTCTTGGCTCCAACTCTCTTATCTCTCTTTCTATATTTTTCCCTTTTACCTTGGGATTGTTTACTATTTAAAGCTAGAGAATCGAAATAAATTTCTCATTGGAAGACTTCTGAGCTCTATTACTATTTTCTTTAGTATTAACTACTTTCTCTACCTAGTGGTTCCCGTTACAGGGCCTCAGTACTTTATGCCCTCTGAATTTCAATTTGATTTACCCCTCTATGATTTTGCTGCTTATATAAATTCTTCTATAAGGGCCGGACAGCCTACTTACATTGATTGCTTTCCTAGTGGTCATATGGGAGTTTCGCTCTTATGTACTCTGTGGTTTGCTAGAATGAAGTCTCGCCACTTCTTTGTTTCTTTATTTCTAACAGTAAGTATAGGTGTTGCAACGATTGCTCTTCGCTACCATTATTTATTAGACTTGATTTCTGCTGTTCCCCTAGTATTATTCTGCTATAAAGTCTCAACTCAAGTGATCCCCGTTCCCGTTTTTAGGAGAAGAAGATGA